One window of the Tetragenococcus koreensis genome contains the following:
- a CDS encoding type Z 30S ribosomal protein S14 — protein MAKKSQVAKNKQTAKHPVQEYTRCERCGRPRSVYRKFHLCRICFRELAHKGQIPGVKKASW, from the coding sequence TTGGCTAAAAAGTCACAAGTTGCTAAAAATAAACAAACTGCAAAGCATCCAGTACAAGAGTATACTCGTTGCGAACGCTGTGGACGTCCGCGTTCTGTTTATCGTAAATTTCACCTTTGCCGTATTTGCTTCCGCGAACTGGCCCATAAAGGTCAAATTCCCGGCGTGAAGAAAGCTAGCTGGTAA
- the rpsQ gene encoding 30S ribosomal protein S17 produces the protein MTEERNHRKVYQGRVESDKMDKTISVVVETKKNHPTYGKRIKYSKKYKVHDENNEAKTGDIVRIMETRPLSATKRFRLVEIVEKAVVI, from the coding sequence ATGACTGAAGAAAGAAATCACCGTAAAGTTTATCAAGGACGCGTGGAATCTGATAAAATGGATAAAACGATCTCTGTTGTCGTTGAAACAAAGAAAAACCATCCAACATACGGCAAACGGATTAAATATTCAAAGAAATACAAAGTACACGATGAAAATAATGAAGCCAAAACTGGTGATATCGTGAGAATTATGGAAACTCGTCCATTATCAGCTACAAAACGTTTTCGTCTAGTAGAAATCGTTGAAAAAGCAGTGGTTATTTAA
- the rplX gene encoding 50S ribosomal protein L24 produces the protein MFVKKGDKVKVITGKDKNKEGIILEAQPKKDKVVVEGVNVVKKHQKPSQAAPQGGIVEQEAPIHVSNVMLIDPSNGEATRVGYQVADSKKVRVSKKTGEVIDK, from the coding sequence ATGTTTGTTAAAAAAGGTGATAAAGTTAAAGTTATTACTGGCAAAGATAAAAACAAAGAGGGCATCATTTTAGAAGCTCAGCCTAAAAAAGATAAAGTCGTTGTTGAAGGTGTCAACGTCGTAAAAAAACATCAAAAACCTTCTCAAGCTGCACCGCAAGGCGGTATTGTTGAACAAGAAGCACCGATCCATGTATCTAATGTCATGTTAATCGATCCTTCTAATGGAGAAGCAACTCGTGTCGGCTATCAAGTAGCTGACAGTAAAAAAGTCCGTGTTTCTAAAAAAACCGGTGAAGTTATTGATAAATAA
- the rplN gene encoding 50S ribosomal protein L14 gives MIQQESRLKVADNSGAREVLTVKVLGGSGRKTANIGDVIVATVKQATPGGVVKKGEVVKAVIVRTKSGAHRNDGSYIKFDENAAVIIRDDKSPRGTRIFGPVARELRENNFMKIVSLAPEVL, from the coding sequence GTGATCCAACAAGAAAGTCGTTTAAAAGTTGCTGATAATTCGGGTGCCCGTGAAGTTTTAACGGTCAAAGTCCTAGGTGGCTCAGGTCGAAAAACTGCGAATATCGGTGATGTGATCGTCGCTACGGTCAAACAAGCAACGCCAGGTGGGGTTGTCAAAAAGGGCGAAGTTGTAAAAGCAGTTATCGTTCGTACAAAATCAGGCGCTCATCGTAATGATGGTTCTTATATTAAATTTGACGAAAATGCTGCGGTGATCATCCGCGATGATAAAAGCCCACGCGGAACACGTATCTTCGGACCGGTTGCTCGTGAACTACGCGAAAACAACTTCATGAAGATCGTTTCGCTAGCACCAGAAGTACTGTAA
- the rplR gene encoding 50S ribosomal protein L18 yields the protein MISKPDKNKTRQKRHQRVRNKISGTAECPRLNVFRSNKNIYAQVIDDVAGVTLASASTLDKNISGGTKSEQAQSVGQMVAERASEKGIKKVVFDRGGYLYHGRVAALATGARENGLEF from the coding sequence GTGATTTCAAAACCAGACAAAAATAAAACACGTCAAAAAAGACATCAACGTGTGAGAAATAAAATTTCTGGTACTGCTGAGTGCCCACGCTTGAACGTTTTCCGTTCGAATAAAAACATCTACGCGCAAGTAATTGATGACGTAGCGGGTGTGACGCTAGCAAGTGCCTCTACCTTGGATAAAAATATTTCAGGTGGAACAAAATCTGAGCAAGCACAAAGTGTCGGACAAATGGTTGCCGAACGTGCTTCAGAAAAAGGGATTAAAAAAGTAGTCTTTGACCGTGGTGGATACCTTTACCATGGCCGTGTAGCAGCTTTAGCAACAGGCGCTCGCGAAAATGGACTAGAATTTTAA
- the rplP gene encoding 50S ribosomal protein L16 yields the protein MLVPKRVKHRREFRGKMRGEAKGGKEVTFGEYGLQALETSWITNRQIEASRIAMTRFMKRGGKVWIKIFPHKSYTAKAIGVRMGSGKGAPEGWVSPVKRGKILFEVAGVPEEVAKEALRLASHKLPIRTKIVKREEMGGESNEG from the coding sequence ATGTTAGTACCTAAACGTGTAAAACACCGTCGTGAGTTTCGCGGAAAAATGCGCGGAGAAGCCAAAGGCGGTAAAGAAGTAACTTTTGGTGAATACGGTTTGCAAGCTCTTGAAACTTCTTGGATTACCAACAGACAAATTGAAGCTTCTCGTATTGCGATGACGCGTTTCATGAAGCGCGGTGGGAAAGTATGGATTAAAATTTTCCCTCACAAATCTTATACGGCAAAAGCCATCGGCGTACGTATGGGATCAGGTAAAGGTGCACCAGAAGGCTGGGTATCTCCAGTAAAACGTGGTAAAATCCTTTTTGAAGTCGCTGGAGTTCCTGAAGAGGTTGCTAAAGAAGCGCTACGCCTTGCTTCTCACAAATTGCCAATTAGAACTAAAATCGTAAAACGTGAAGAAATGGGTGGTGAATCGAATGAAGGTTAA
- the rplF gene encoding 50S ribosomal protein L6: protein MSRIGNKIVVLPENVEVKFDDNNVTVKGPNGELTRTFSPDIKFNINENEVTFIRPNESQKMKTIHGTTRANFNNMVVGVSEGFQKSLELVGVGYRAQLQGNKLTLNVGYSQPVEVETPEGITIEVPANNQITIKGSNKELVGEVAAKIRGIRSPEPYKGKGIRYAGEQVRRKEGKTGK from the coding sequence GTGAGTCGTATTGGGAATAAAATTGTCGTTTTGCCTGAAAATGTTGAGGTAAAATTTGATGACAACAATGTAACAGTTAAGGGCCCCAACGGTGAATTAACTCGTACATTTTCACCTGATATTAAATTTAATATCAATGAAAATGAAGTAACATTTATCCGTCCAAATGAAAGTCAAAAAATGAAAACAATTCATGGGACTACTCGTGCAAACTTTAATAACATGGTTGTAGGTGTATCTGAAGGTTTTCAAAAATCATTAGAACTTGTGGGTGTTGGATATCGTGCCCAATTACAAGGTAACAAACTTACTTTGAATGTTGGCTACTCACAACCGGTTGAAGTAGAAACTCCAGAAGGAATTACGATTGAAGTTCCAGCGAATAACCAGATTACAATTAAAGGTTCTAATAAAGAACTTGTAGGTGAAGTAGCTGCTAAAATTCGGGGTATTCGCTCACCAGAACCTTATAAAGGTAAAGGTATCCGTTATGCAGGCGAACAAGTACGCCGCAAAGAAGGTAAAACAGGTAAATAA
- the rplE gene encoding 50S ribosomal protein L5, whose protein sequence is MNRLKEKYTQDIVPSLVEKFDYSSVMQAPKVEKIVINMGVGDAVSNAKNLDKAVEELQLISGQKPLVTKAKKSVAGFRLREGMPIGAKVTLRGDRMFDFLDKLVNVSLPRVRDFHGVSKRAFDGRGNYTLGIKEQLIFPEVDYDLVDKVRGMDIVIVTTANTDEESLELLTQLGVPFQK, encoded by the coding sequence ATGAACCGCCTTAAAGAAAAATATACACAAGATATCGTTCCATCATTAGTAGAAAAATTTGACTATAGTTCTGTTATGCAAGCACCAAAAGTTGAAAAGATTGTTATCAACATGGGTGTAGGCGATGCAGTATCTAACGCTAAAAACCTAGATAAAGCAGTTGAAGAATTACAGTTGATTTCAGGTCAAAAACCTTTAGTTACAAAAGCTAAAAAATCTGTTGCAGGCTTCCGTCTGCGTGAAGGGATGCCAATCGGCGCAAAAGTTACTTTACGTGGAGATAGAATGTTTGACTTCTTAGATAAGTTAGTAAATGTTTCCTTGCCGCGTGTACGCGACTTCCATGGGGTAAGCAAAAGAGCGTTCGATGGACGTGGAAACTATACCCTAGGGATTAAAGAACAATTGATCTTCCCTGAAGTTGACTATGATTTAGTTGACAAGGTCCGTGGAATGGATATCGTCATTGTTACAACAGCAAACACAGATGAAGAATCACTTGAATTGTTAACTCAATTAGGTGTACCATTCCAAAAATAA
- the rpmC gene encoding 50S ribosomal protein L29 has translation MKVKEIRELTTTEMLDQEKQFKQELFNLRFQLATGQLENTARIKEVRKSIARIKTVLREQVK, from the coding sequence ATGAAGGTTAAAGAAATCAGAGAGTTAACCACTACCGAAATGCTGGATCAGGAAAAACAATTTAAACAAGAATTGTTTAATCTTCGTTTCCAATTAGCTACCGGACAACTAGAAAACACAGCGCGTATTAAAGAAGTACGCAAATCGATTGCACGCATCAAAACAGTGTTGCGTGAACAAGTAAAGTAA
- the rpsH gene encoding 30S ribosomal protein S8 yields MVMTDPIADFLTRIRNANMAKHDVLEVPASKIKHDIAEILKNEGFVRNVEYIEDDKQGVIRVFLKYGKNGERVITNLKRISKPGLRAYVKADEVPKVLNGLGIAVVSTSDGVITDKEARAKNVGGEVVAYVW; encoded by the coding sequence ATGGTCATGACAGATCCAATTGCAGATTTTCTAACACGTATCCGCAATGCCAATATGGCAAAGCACGATGTTTTAGAAGTTCCTGCTTCAAAAATAAAGCACGACATTGCTGAAATCCTTAAAAATGAAGGTTTTGTTCGTAATGTTGAATACATCGAAGATGACAAACAAGGCGTGATCCGTGTATTCCTTAAATATGGGAAAAATGGTGAGCGTGTGATCACCAACTTGAAACGTATCTCTAAGCCAGGATTGCGTGCTTATGTCAAAGCTGACGAAGTACCCAAAGTATTGAATGGTTTAGGAATTGCAGTCGTCTCAACTTCTGACGGTGTGATCACTGATAAAGAAGCTAGAGCCAAAAATGTCGGCGGCGAAGTTGTCGCTTATGTATGGTAA